Sequence from the Nocardiopsis sp. YSL2 genome:
CGTCGTCGCGGCCGTGGCCAGTATCGACCCCGTGATGGGAGGCGTGGACCGGTGAGCGCATTCGACGACGAGGTCCTCGCGCGTCTGGAACAGGACGCCAAGGAGATCATCAGCCGCTACCCGCAGCCGCGGTCGGCGCTGCTGCCGCTGCTGCACCTGGTGCAGGCCGAGGAGGGGCACGTCAGCGAGGACGGCATGCGGTTCTGCGCCGACCAGCTCGACATCACCCTCGCCGAGGTCAAGGCGGTGGTCACCTTCTACACCATGTACCGCCGCCGCCCCGGCGGCGACTACCAGGTGGGCGTGTGCACCAACACCCTGTGCGCCGTGATGGGCGGTGACGAGATCTTCTCCGCCCTCAAGGAGCACCTGGACCTCGGCAACGCCGAGACCACCGAGGACGGCAAGGTCACGCTGGAGCACGTCGAGTGCAACGCGGCCTGCGACTTCGCGCCGGTGGTGATGGTCAACTGGGAGTTCTTCGACAACCAGACGCCCGCCAGCGCCAAGCAGCTGGTCGACGACCTGCGCCTGGGCAACGACGTCGCCCCCACCCGCGGTCCGTCGAGCGTGTGCACCTGGAAGCAGGCCTCGCGCGTGCTCGCCGGGTTCGACGACGGCCGCGCCGGAGAGGGCGTCCAGGCGGCCGGCCCCTCGCTCGCCGGGCTCACACTCGCCCAGCAGCGCGGCTGGCGGGCCCCGGACCCCGACGACCTCCCGGCACGCCCCGACGAGCAGGGTGAGGAGGGCGCCAAATGACCACCCTGACCCCGATCCTGTCCCGCGACTGGGACCGCGCCGACTCCTTCACCCTCGACGGGTACAAGGCCACCGGCGGCTACTCCGCCCTGGCCAAGGCCCTGTCGATGGACCCCGACGCCATCGTGGACCTGGTCAAGCAGTCCGGCCTGCGCGGCCGCGGCGGCGCCGGGTTCCCCACGGGCATGAAGTGGGGGTTCCTGCCCAAGGACAACCCCAACCCGCGCTACCTCGTCGTCAACGCCGACGAGTCCGAGCCGGGCACCTGCAAGGACATCCCGCTCATGCTCGCCAACCCGCACGTGTTGGTGGAGGGCGTGGCGATCGCCTCCTACGCGATCAAGTCCAGCCAGGCCTTCATCTACGTGCGCGGCGAGGTCGTCCACGTCATCCGCCGCCTGCGCAAGGCCGTGGCCGAGGCCTACGAGGCCGGGCTCCTGGGCAAGGACATCCAGGGCAGCGGCTTCGACCTCGACGTCGTCGTGCACGCCGGAGCGGGCGCCTACATCTGCGGCGAGGAGACCGCCCTCCTGGACTCCCTGGAGGGCTACCGCGGCCAGCCCCGGCTCAAG
This genomic interval carries:
- the nuoE gene encoding NADH-quinone oxidoreductase subunit NuoE, with product MSAFDDEVLARLEQDAKEIISRYPQPRSALLPLLHLVQAEEGHVSEDGMRFCADQLDITLAEVKAVVTFYTMYRRRPGGDYQVGVCTNTLCAVMGGDEIFSALKEHLDLGNAETTEDGKVTLEHVECNAACDFAPVVMVNWEFFDNQTPASAKQLVDDLRLGNDVAPTRGPSSVCTWKQASRVLAGFDDGRAGEGVQAAGPSLAGLTLAQQRGWRAPDPDDLPARPDEQGEEGAK